The stretch of DNA CACATGAAGTTATTGGACGGTTTGGCGCCGGCAGAGTGCTTTTGAAGCCTGCCGCACCCGGTACCGGTGTCATTGCGGGCGGTCCTGTAAGGGCTATCATGGAGCTGGCCGGTGTGAAGGATATTTTAACCAAGTCTTTGGGGTCCAACAATGCCAATAATGTGGTGCGTGCCACTTTTGAGGCAGTTAAAATGTTGAAAACGCCTGAGCAAGTAGCCCGCATGCGTAATAAATCAGTGGAAGAACTGCTGGGTTAGGGGGTTATTTTGTGGCCAAGTTGAAGATTACCCTGGTCAGGAGTGTTATCGGTAGGCCGGAGACCCAAAGAAGAACGGTACGCGCCCTGGGTCTAAAGAAAACAAACAGCTTTGTCATTCGGGAAGACATACCTCAGGTGAGGGGCGCAATCAGTAAAGTTTCCCATTTGCTTAAAGTGGAGGAAGTGTAAAGGAGGTGCACCATGAACCTGCATGAATTAAAACCCACCCCTGGATCCCGGCGCAAGCCCACCCGTAAAGGACAGGGTATCGGATCGGGATTGGGTAAAACTGCCGGTCGCGGGCATAAAGGTCAAAAGGCCCGCAGCGGCGGCGGAGTAAGACCTGGTTTTGAGGGTGGCCAGATGCCCCTGCAGCGCCGTATGCCCAAGCGGGGATTCACCAATGCACCTTTTAAAAAGGAAATTATTACAGTAAACCTGGATAAATTAAATCGCTTTGAAAACGGTACCGAGGTGACCCCGGAAATTTTGCTGGAAACTAAAGTGATCAGAAAAATTCGGGACGGGGTTAAAATTTTGGGCGAAGGCAACCTGGAAAAAACACTTACCATTAAGGCCCATGCATTCAGCAAGTCGGCGCTGGAAAAAATCGAGGCCGCCGGCGGCAAGGCCGAGGTGATTTAAAGTGGCTCAGCTGCTGGATGGCTTGAAGGGTGCCTTCAAGGTCAGTGAACTGCGCACCAAGTTATTGTTCACCCTGTCAATGATCTTTATTTTTCGTGTAGGGGCGCATATACCTGTTCCCGGGGTGGATGTAGACGCATTTCGTGAGCTGATTGGCACAGCCGGTATAATATTAGGCTTCTTTGATGTTATATCCGGCGGCGCCTTTAAGAGTTTTTCGGTATTTGCTATGAGCATAATCCCCTATATTAACGCCTCCATTATTATGCAGCTGCTCACCGTGGTTATCCCCCATTTGGAGCGGTTGGCCAAGGAAGGCGAAGAGGGGCGCAAAAAGATCACCCAGTATACTCGCTATTTTACGGTGATGCTGGCTTTTCTGCAGGCCATCGGCATGAGCGTTATGATGGGCAACTACGGGGTTTTGCATAACCCGGGCTTCATCAGCTATGCTGTCATTGTGTTCACTCTTACTGCGGGTACGACACTGTTGATGTGGATCGGCGAGCAGATTACCGAGCGGGGTATCGGCAATGGTATATCCCTGTTGATATTTGCAGGTATCGTCAGCCGCCTGCCTTCCGGTATCCAAAACCTTTACCTGCAGCTTGAAGCGGGCACTATCAATGTATTGAGCCTGCTTATACTGGTGGTAATCGGTGCATTGGTTATCGCCGCTGTAGTGGCGGTACAGGAAGGCCAAAGGCGCATTCCTGTGCAATATGCCAAGCGGGTAGTGGGTCGCCGGGTTTACGGTGGTCAAACCACCCACTTGCCGCTCAAAGTGAATCAAGCCGGTGTGATACCTGTAATTTTTGCTTCATCATTGCTGATGTTTCCCGAACAGATAGCTCGCTGGTTTCAGGGCTCGGCCATAGCTGAATTTTATGTAAATTATTTTGGCTGGAATTCACCGGCACATACCTTAGTCTATGCTTTACTGATTATTGGCTTTACTTATTTTTACACTGCAGTAATTATGAACCCGGTGGATATGGCTGACAATATTAAAAAGTACGGCGGTTTTATACCTGGCATCAGGCCGGGGCGACCCACTGCGGAATACATTTCCCGGGTCATGAGCCGTATTACATTGGCCGGAGCTGTATTTCTGGCGCTAATAGCCATTTTGCCTAACTTTGTTTTGCTGGCCACCAGAATACCCAATATTTATTTCGGTGGTACCGCACTATTAATCGTGGTTGGCGTGGCTTTGGACACTATGAAACAAATTGAATCACAACTATTAATGCGCAGCTACCAGGGATTTATTAAGTAACCGGGGTGTTTGTATGATTATCTGTAAATCCGAGCGGGAATTGTCCTACATGCGGGAGGCTGGTAAAGTGGTGGCGGGAGCCCTCGACAAGCTGGCCGAGGCGATAGAGCCCGGGGTAACCACTGCAGAACTGGACCAAATTGCCGAAGAGTACATTCTTTCCAAGGGAGCCAAACCGGCCTTTAAAGGTCTTTACGGTTTTCCGGCTACTATATGTGCATCGGTTAATGAACAGGTGGTACACGGCATCCCTGGTTTAAGAAAACTGGAAAATGGAGATATTATTAGTATTGATGTTGGTGCGGAAATAAATGGATATTTTGGAGACCATGCCCGAACCTTTGCTGTAGGTAGTATTGCAGCTGAACAGCAAAAACTACTGGACGTAACCCGTACATCCCTGGCAGAAGGCATTAAAATGGCCAGAAGCGGTAACCGGCTCTCCGATATATCCCATGCAGTACAGAGTTATGTTGAAAAAAACGGTTTTTCGGTGGTTAGAGATTACGTGGGGCATGGTATCGGATCAAAAATGCATGAGGAACCCCAGGTACCTAACTTTGGTAGGCCCGGACGTGGGCCACGGCTTAAAGCTGGCATGACATTAGCGATAGAACCGATGGTAAACATGGGAGCTTATTATGTGCAAACTCTTCCGGATAACTGGACGGTGGTAACAAGGGACGGCCAGCCATCGGCTCATTTTGAGCATACCATTGTCATTACCGACAGCGAACCGGTGATACTAACATTGCCATAGTGGATGCGCCTGGTGATCATACACTTGGCGTAGTGCTGCGCGGGCAAGTTGGTGCAGTGCAAGAGACGATGGTTTTTATACGCTGGTTGATCGGGAGGATGAACGGTGATGCAGGTTAATGTAACCCCGGGACAACTAGTGCAACCCAGGGCCGGGCGGGATAGCGGCAAGTATTACCTGGTGATTAAGGTTCTTGATGATCATTACGTGCTTGCTGCTGACGGAACGGTTAGGCGATTGGAAAATCCCAAGAAAAAAAATATTAAACATCTCACTTTGCATACGCGAATCGCCGGAGAGATTGTTGATAAGCTGAAATCAGGCGATAGTATTAGCAACGCCGATATACGCAGAGCGATAGAACGCTTGGTGGGCAACGAGGAAGAGTTGCCATTTTAAAGGAGGTTGGTTTGTTATCTAATGTCAGGTAAGGATGTTATAGAAGTGGAAGGTACCGTAATTGAGCCATTGCCCAATGCTATGTTTCGAGTGGAACTGAAAAACGGCCATAAGGTACTGGCCCACGTGAGTGGAAAAATCAGGATGAATTTTATCCGAATTTTAGCCGGGGACCGGGTGATGGTGGAATTGTCCCCCTATGATTTAACCCGGGGGCGCATTGTCTACCGCTACAAATAGTGTGTACTAAAAGCAGGGCCCGAGGAGGTTGAACAATGAAAGTCAGGCCTTCTGTGAAACCAATATGTGAAAAATGCAAGATTATACGTCGAAAAGGCAAGATAATGGTGATATGTGAAAACCCTAAGCATAAACAAAGGCAAGGGTAAGCTGGAGGTGTTTAATAGGAATGGCACGTATCGCGGGTGTAGATTTACCGCGGGATAAAAGAGTGGAAATTGGCCTTACCTACATTTACGGCATTGGTAAGCCCACCTCGCAAAGAATATTGGAGCAAACTGGGGTTAGCCCCGATACCCGTATCAGGGATTTAACCGAGGATGAAGTAAATAAACTAAGGGATGCCATTGAAAAGAATTATCGTGTCGAGGGTGACCTGCGCAGGGAAATAGCCCTGAATATCAAACGGCTTATAGAAATCGGCTGCTATAGAGGACTGCGCCACCGCCGTGGGCTGCCGGTACGCGGACAAAATACCAAAAATAACGCCAGGACCCGTAAGGGACCTAAGCGCACGGTTGGCGTACGCAGGAAAAAGTAGGGGGGTGAAATAAATGGCTCGCAGAGCAACCAGAACCAGAAGACGTGAACGTAAAAATATTGATCGCGGCGTGGCGCATATTAAGTCTACGTTTAACAATACCGTAGTCACCATTACAGATACGAAGGGCAATGCCATCTCCTGGGCCAGCGCCGGTGGGGTTGGTTTTAAAGGATCACGGAAGAGCACCCCCTTTGCTGCTCAAATGGCTGCAGAAAAAGCTGCGCGGGAAGCTATGGAACATGGTATGAAGGAGCTTGAGGTAACGGTAAAAGGGCCTGGCGCGGGTCGCGAGGCTGCCATTCGTTCCCTGCAGGCTGTTGGCCTGGAAGTTAGTGTAATCAAGGACGTTACACCTGTTCCACATAATGGATGCCGGCCGCCCAAGCGCCGGAGAGTATAAGAGGAGGTGTAGTAAGCAACTTATGGCAAGATATACGGGTGCGCAGTGCAAGCTGTGCCGTCGCGAAGGTCAAAAGCTGTATCTTAAGGGTGACCGCTGCTATACCGGTAAATGCGGTATTGATCGCCGCAGTTATGCTCCCGGTCAGCATGGTCAGGGTCGTAAAAAGATTTCCGAATACGGCTTGCAGTTAAGGGAAAAGCAAAAAGCCCGTCGCTTTTATGGCATTTTAGAAAAGCAGTTTAGAAACTATTACTTCAAAGCTTCCAGGCAGCCGGGCGTGACCGGTGAAAACCTTTTACGCTTATTGGAACGTCGTTTGGATAATGTGGTTTACCGCCTGGGTTTGGCCGCTTCACGTAACGAGGCCCGCCAATTGGTACGCCACGGTCATTTCGTTGTAAACGGCCGGAAGACTAATATCCCTTCATTCCTGGTACGGGTGGGGGATGAAATCGTTGTACGGGAAAAAAGTAAGGAATCGCCGCGGGTTAAGGAATTAATTGAACGTGCTGCTGACAACACACCCCCGGCATGGCTGGAATACGACGCCGAGCAATTAAAAGGTCGGGTGGTAGCGCTTCCCTCTCGGGAACAGATAGATGCCCCCGTTCAAGAAACCCTGATTGTGGAGCTATACTCCAAGTAGTACGGGTTTATCAGGGGTAATCCCATTCCGTCCTAAGGAGGGGTTTGAATCTCAGCTATGTTGGAAATTGAGAAACCTAGAATTGAATGTGTGGAAACCAACGATGAACAACATTATGGTAAGTTTGTGGTGGAGCCGCTGGAAAGGGGCTACGGAATAACTTTGGGCAATTCGCTGCGGCGCATTTTACTGTCCTCACTACCTGGTGCGGCGGTAACCTCGGTTAAAATTGAAGGGGTGCTGCACGAATTTTCCACTGTTCCCGGTGTAAAGGAAGATGTCACCGATATAATCCTAAACCTCAAATCCCTTTGTCTAAAGATGCATACGGACGAGGAAAGGATTATGCGTATTGAGACCCAGCAAGAGGGTCCAGTAACAGCCGGGGATATTCTGACCGACCCGGATGTGGAGATATTGAACAACGATATGCACATAGCCACCCTGGCCGAGGGCGGGCGGTTATTTATGGAAATGACCGTCTCCAAAGGCCGTGGCTATGTATCAGCTGAGCGTAATAAAAAAGGTGACCATATCATTGGAGTTATTCCGGTGGACTCTATATTTACTCCGGTGCGCAAGGTTAACTACCATGTGGATAATACCAGAGTGGGTCAGCGCACGGATTATGACAAACTTACCATGGAAGTTTGGACGGACGGCAGTATTGAAGCTGATGAAGCTGTTAGCTTAAGCGCCAAAATATTAAGTGAGCACCTGCGTCTGTTCATTGGTTTAACCGAGTCTGCGGACGAGGTTGAAATAATGGTAGAGAAGGAAGAAGAGCAAAAGGATAAGATACTGGAAATGCCCATTGAGGAACTGGATTTAAGTGTGCGTTCATATAACTGTCTGAAACGGGCGGGAATCAATACCGTGGAAGAATTGGTTCAGCGCAACGAGGAGGATATGATGAAGGTACGCAACCTGGGCAAAAAATCCCTGGAAGAGGTCATGAATAAACTATCCGAGCTGGATTTGAAACTGCGCAATGAAGATGATTAAGGAGGGATAAAGGTGGCTTACGCTAAGTTGGGCCGCAACACCGGCCATAGAAAGGCTATGTTGCGTAACCTGGTGACTGCTCTGTTCCGTGATGAACGTATTACCACCACCGAGACCCGAGCCAAAGAAGTAAAAAGGATAGCTGATAAAATGGTGACCCTGGCCAAGCGGGGAGATTTGGCCGCTCGCCGCCAGGCACTGGAATATATTTACGAGGAAAGAGTGGTACGTAAACTGTTTGATACTTATGGGCCCAAATATGCTGAACGCCAGGGCGGTTATACCCGCGTAGTCAAGCTGGGTTACCGGCGTGGCGACGCTGCCCAGCTGGCCCTTTTGGAATTGGTTTAATAGATCTGCTGACCGGGAAATCGCAATAGCGGTTTCCTCTTGGCATTTATAGGCAAGGAGTTTTTTATGCCCGGTCATAGCAAGCTTTTTATCAAACTACAGAACGCTACGTATATATATCCCGGCACGGAAAACCCCGTGCTGCGGGAAATTAATAATAATATCAATGCCGGGGAATTTATTGCAGTGATTGGCCCCAATGGGTCGGGTAAATCCACCCTGGCCCGTTTAATCGCCGGTTTATTGATTCCCTCCGGGGGACATGTACTGGTAGACGGTATGGATACGGGTTTACCGTCTAATAGTAAAAAAATACGCCGGCAGGTGGGATTGGTTCTGCAAAACCCGGATAACCAACTGGTGGCTGCAGTGGTGGAAGAAGACGTGGCCTTTGGACCGGAAAATTTAGGCCTGCCGTCGGCTGAAGTGCGCCGCCGGGTGGAAGAAGCGCTGGCCGCAGTTGGTTTGAGTCAGATGCGCAGCCGCCCGCCCCACATGCTTTCCGGTGGTGAGAAACAGCGTTTGGCCATAGCCGGTTTATTGGCTCTGCACCCGTTATGCGTGGTGCTGGACGAACCCACTTCAATGCTTGACCCCGTGGGACGGCAGGAGGTTGTGCAGGTGTTGCGCCATCTGGCAGACACAGGCACGGCGGTGGTGCTGATTACCCATCATATGGATGAGGCAGCAAGTGCAGATAGGGTTTGGGCGCTGGGCCGTGGTGGTTTGCTGGCTGATGCTGAACCCGAGGTGGTATTCAGCCAAGTTAAACTGTTGCATGATCTGGGGTTGACGTTGACCAATACCGGCGAATTGGCCCGCTGCATGACCGAACGGGGCTTTGAACTGCCCACTGGCATTGTCACCATGGAGGATATGGTGGAGTATTTATGCCGTGTATTGAAGTAGAGGGACTGACTCATATATATTTTCCCGGCACGCCTCTTGAGACCATGGCTTTACGGGATATAAATCTGACGGTGGATGAGGGAGAGTTTATAGCCCTGGCGGGCGCAGCCGGTAGTGGCAAATCCACACTTGTACAGCACTTTAACGGTTTACTGTTGCCCACCGCGGGCTCTGTACGGGTATTTGGCGGGAATACCATGGATAAAAAACACCGCCAGGGACTGTGGCGCCGGGTTGGGTTAGTTTTTCAATTTCCGGAAAGACAAATATTTAGCGCTACGGTATTTGATGATATTGCCTTTGGGCCCCTGAATATGGGATGGGATGCTTCGAAGGTGGAAAAGCTGGCGAAGGAAACACTGGGTCTGGTGGGGCTACCGGAACAAATCCAGGCTGCGGATCCAGCGACACTCAGCGGAGGTATACTCCGGCGGGTCGCCATAGCCGGAGTGCTGGTCATGCGTCCCCGGGTTTTAATCATGGATGAGCCCGGGGCCGGCCTTGAACCGGCGGCCAGGCAGTTAATTCTGGCCGGCTTAAAGAAACTTCAGGCGCAGCATGGTGTTACCGTTATATTAATTACTCATCACCTGGAAGACGCGGCGGTTTTTGCCGATCGGGTGGCTGTGCTCCGCCGGGGAAGTCTCTTATGTGTAGGGAAAACACGGGAAATCCTTAGCCGGATCCGGATACTGCAGGAGGCCGGCTTAAAAGCGCCATTTGCCGTGGAACTGGCCCACCGGTTAATCGTTGCGGGCATAGAAATACCTGATATACCGTTGACCATAGATGATGCCGCCCGGCTGCTGCACGGGCTTGTACAGACCACCCGAGCCGAGCCGGGGAGGGAACAGTGATGAACGGTTTTTCTATGGGGCAGTATCTCCCTGCATCCTCACCGGTGCACCGTCTGGACCCCCGGACTAAATTAATTTGTGCGGCACTGGTGGTACCCGCAGTAATTATAACATTTAACTTATTAGCCCTGGCTTTGGTATCCCTGTGGACACTTTTGGCCGCGGCACTGTCGGGAATTAAGCCCGGCGTTTACTGGCGAAGTTTAAAGCCGTTGTGGGTGCTGCTGTTGATCAGCTTTGTATTACAAGTTTTTTTCACCCCCGGCGATCCACTCATAGCTGCAGGGTTTGTTGAAATATCACGGCAAGGACTGTTGCTCAGTGGATGGTTGTTGTGGCGTATCAGTGTGCTGCTATTGGTAGCGGCCGCGCTTACCTTTACCACCACCCCCCTGCAACTGACTGCAGCGTTGGAATGGCTTTTGTCCCCCCTGCGAAGGGTGAGGATACCAGTAGGGGAATTGGCTATGATGATTAATCTGGCGCTGCGTTTTGTGCCCACTCTTTTTGATGAGGCCAGGCATTTGATGCTGGCGCAGCGATCAAGAGGGGCTGATTTTACCAGCGGTAGTATTAAGGAACGCGTAAGTAAACTGGCCCCCTTTATAATACCATTGCTCACCAGTATTTTTAGCCGGGCCGATGAGCTGGCCCTGGCTATGGAAATTCGCTGCTACCAGGTGGGTGCCACCCGTTCCCGCATGCATGTGTTGCGTTTTGGGCCGGCGGATTATGCAGCCATGTTGCTAAGTATGGTTATTTTGACAGTGGTGGTGGCTATGCGTATGCTGTAACAGGTAGTGAAAAGATCCTGCCTATCGCTTTAATCTTTTTTTTACGGGGTGGTCCCATGCGTAATGTTAAACTAACCGTGGCTTATGACGGCACTAATTATCACGGTTTTCAGGAGCAGCGGGGCACCGGGTTGGCTACCGTGCAGGAGGTACTGGAACTTTGTCTGGGGAGATTGGCGGGGCGGCGAGTGCAGGTAACCGGTGCCGGTCGTACTGATGCCGGGGTGCATGCCCTTGGGCAGGTGGTTAACTTTGATGCTGCGGGATGGCCCATACCGGTGGAACGCATACCCCTGGCGATGAACGGCTTACTGCCGGGTGACGTTGTAGTGACGGAAGCCAGGGAGGTGGGGCAGGATTTTCATGCCCGTTTTTCCGCCCGGGCTAAAATCTACCGGTATACCATATGGAATAATCGCATTCCCTCCCCGTTTAATCGCTTGTACAGCAGTTTTTGGCCGGTACCCCTAAATGATGAAGCTATGTCCCAGGCCTGTGACCACCTGTTGGGCCGACATGACTTTAAATGTTTTCAGGCATCGGGAGCCACTGTAAAAACCACTGTACGTACGCTGTACCGGGCGGAAGTGATACGCGAGGGCACTCTGGTACATTTTGTTTTTAAAGGCGATGGCTTTTTGTATAATATGGTACGCATAATGACAGGTACACTTTTGCAGGTGGGTATGGGCAAAGCCAGCCCCGATTCAATCAGAAATCTGCTTGAGTCCCGTCAACGGGCACAGGCCGGGCCGACCATGCCGCCACAGGGATTATGCCTGGAACATGTCGAGTATTAATAACTATAAAATCATTTGCCTTGACACTGGTAATACTATGTATTAAAATAACTTTATGTGTGACCTAATGGCGACCGAAGAGCCCCCGGTTGGCCAGTAAGGTTTGGTTCCTTTTTTCAACACACGGGAGGTAATAATAGTATGAGGACGACATATATGGCCAAGCCCGCCGATGTACAGCGCAAGTGGTACATTATCGACGGCGAAGGCAAAGTGCTGGGACGCCTGGCAACTGAGGCCGCCAGGTTATTGAGGGGAAAGCATAAACCAACTTTCACGCCCCATGTTAATACCGGTGACCATGTAGTAATTATTAATGCTGATAAAGTAGTACTTACCGGTAATAAATTACGCCAGAAAATGTATTACCGGCACTCGGGTTATCCGGGTGGATTAAAGGCTACCAGTTATGAAAAACTGATGCAAAGCAAACCCGAACTGGCCGTTTACAAAGCAATTACCGGCATGCTGCCCCATAATAGCCTGGGCAGGGACATGGCCAGAAAATTAAGGGTATACCGCGGTAGTGAACATCCCCATGAGGCCCAAAAGCCTGAAGTTTGGGAAATGTAACGGTCGGAAGGAGGAGCATGAGTGGCTCTAGTTCAGTTTTACGGTACCGGGCGCAGAAAAGATGCGGTAGCCAGAGTTTTTCTTCGTCCCGGTGAAGGCAAGATGACAGTAAACGATAAAAGCCTGGAAGAATATTTTGGCAGGAAAACATTGCAAATTGTTGCCCGCCAGCCATTGGAATTAACCGGTGCGGGGAGTCGTTTTGACGTTATAGCCAAGGTTTTGGGCGGCGGTGTCAGCGGCCAGGCCGGTGCAGTTAAAATGGGCATTGCCCGGGCATTGATTGAGGCAGACCCTAATTTAAGGCCCGTGCTTAAAAAAGCGGGATTTTTGACCCGTGATCCACGCATGAAAGAAAGGCGTAAATACGGCCTGAAAAAAGCCCGCCGGGCTCCGCAATACTCCAAGCGCTAGTACGTTAGTACTATCTTAAAGCTAATAATCAAAAACCGGGACCACCATATTGCAGGTGGTCTTTTTTTTGTTCAAAAAGCCTTCATGGTTACTGCAACAAGCAACAAACTTTCGCTGCTTTTGATAGGTGCCAGGTGTTGAAAGGTTGAAATCTTTGATTTTCAACCTTTCAACACCTGGCACCAAAGCTTATTAATCAATTTGCTGGATTTTCCGTTACCGCTGCTGCTTTTCCCTCATATCCGGTTTATCTCTTGCATATTTTAAAACGAGGGTTTGGTAAAAAAGCCCCGTCAAGTGCGGAAGGGGTGGGTAAATGCTGCGGGTATTCAGGATAAAGCTTCGTTTTGTATTGCTGGCCATACTTATCATGACGGCAGGTTTTTTTATTGCTCGTTCAATTGGGGATAACTTGGAGAACCGCCGGGTGGCTGCGTTATCCTGGTCGGTGGCCAACAAAGTCATCGTTGTTGACCCGGGACACGGTGGTATTGACCCCGGCTCGACGGGTGCGACCGGGGTTATAGAAAAAGACATAACCCTCGAGGTTTCGCGCAAGCTGAGCACTGTTTTGGGGCAGGGCGGTGCCATTGTATTAATGACCAGAGAATCCGATGTTGATCTTAGTGATGCGGATGGTGGTCAGCTAATAACCCGTAAAAGACAGGATTTATCCAGGCGAGTGGCTCTGGCTAACGAACGCAATGCTGACGCTTTTATTTGTGTACATGTCAATAGTTTTAAGTCCGGCCCCAAAGAACACGGGGCACAGACATTTTACCAGCCGGGTTCTCAAGAAGGTCAGAGATTAGCCAATGCTGTCCAGGGTGAATTGGTTCGGTTACTGAAGAACACCAATCGCAAAGCTAAGGCAGTGGATTATTATACCACCCGCAATGCTAAAATGCCTGCAGTAATAGTGGAAATCGGCTTTATCAGCAACCCCACAGAGGAAAAGCTGATGTGCGACGATGATTATCAGGCAAAGCTAGCCTATGCGATATATGCGGGTCTGGTTAAATATTTTGCTGAGAACGCTACCCCCACCAGCGGTTCTGTGGATAAAGAGAAAGCGTTGGAAACTTTTATGCAAAACGAAGGTAAAGATTACGGAGCACCGTAGGGGTCAGGCTTAAACTTTCTTAAACTTACGGTGGTAGGGAATAATCTTTAAACATACTTGACATACACTCTAAAAGCTTGTTCGAAAAGGTAGGCTTTGGTGCCAGGTGTTGAAAGGTTGAAAATCAAAGATTTTCAACCTTTCAACACCTGGCACCTATCAAGGCACCGACCAGGCCGGTTTTGGCGTTTATTAAAGTTTGACCGGTCATACACATCACCAGTTGCATGATATGAAGTAGATTTTTGGCGATGTGGCGTTGCACGCTGAAACGTTGAAGTGCCGAACATCGTTATTAAGCAGGGTCATATAAAAACTTAAACCGGTTCATGACTTGAATTATCAAAATAGAAGCTATAGTGGTTATTAATACAATCATTATATCGCTCATATTTAAAGGTACGGTTTGCAGTACGCGGTTCAACAGGGGCTGGTAGATGGCCAGTGCTTGCAAGGCCAACACAAGTACAATGGCTCCCCACATGTACGGGTTGCT from Desulfoscipio gibsoniae DSM 7213 encodes:
- the rpsI gene encoding 30S ribosomal protein S9, whose amino-acid sequence is MALVQFYGTGRRKDAVARVFLRPGEGKMTVNDKSLEEYFGRKTLQIVARQPLELTGAGSRFDVIAKVLGGGVSGQAGAVKMGIARALIEADPNLRPVLKKAGFLTRDPRMKERRKYGLKKARRAPQYSKR
- a CDS encoding energy-coupling factor transporter transmembrane component T family protein produces the protein MNGFSMGQYLPASSPVHRLDPRTKLICAALVVPAVIITFNLLALALVSLWTLLAAALSGIKPGVYWRSLKPLWVLLLISFVLQVFFTPGDPLIAAGFVEISRQGLLLSGWLLWRISVLLLVAAALTFTTTPLQLTAALEWLLSPLRRVRIPVGELAMMINLALRFVPTLFDEARHLMLAQRSRGADFTSGSIKERVSKLAPFIIPLLTSIFSRADELALAMEIRCYQVGATRSRMHVLRFGPADYAAMLLSMVILTVVVAMRML
- a CDS encoding energy-coupling factor transporter ATPase, with the translated sequence MPCIEVEGLTHIYFPGTPLETMALRDINLTVDEGEFIALAGAAGSGKSTLVQHFNGLLLPTAGSVRVFGGNTMDKKHRQGLWRRVGLVFQFPERQIFSATVFDDIAFGPLNMGWDASKVEKLAKETLGLVGLPEQIQAADPATLSGGILRRVAIAGVLVMRPRVLIMDEPGAGLEPAARQLILAGLKKLQAQHGVTVILITHHLEDAAVFADRVAVLRRGSLLCVGKTREILSRIRILQEAGLKAPFAVELAHRLIVAGIEIPDIPLTIDDAARLLHGLVQTTRAEPGREQ
- the cwlD gene encoding N-acetylmuramoyl-L-alanine amidase CwlD, translated to MLRVFRIKLRFVLLAILIMTAGFFIARSIGDNLENRRVAALSWSVANKVIVVDPGHGGIDPGSTGATGVIEKDITLEVSRKLSTVLGQGGAIVLMTRESDVDLSDADGGQLITRKRQDLSRRVALANERNADAFICVHVNSFKSGPKEHGAQTFYQPGSQEGQRLANAVQGELVRLLKNTNRKAKAVDYYTTRNAKMPAVIVEIGFISNPTEEKLMCDDDYQAKLAYAIYAGLVKYFAENATPTSGSVDKEKALETFMQNEGKDYGAP
- the rplM gene encoding 50S ribosomal protein L13 is translated as MRTTYMAKPADVQRKWYIIDGEGKVLGRLATEAARLLRGKHKPTFTPHVNTGDHVVIINADKVVLTGNKLRQKMYYRHSGYPGGLKATSYEKLMQSKPELAVYKAITGMLPHNSLGRDMARKLRVYRGSEHPHEAQKPEVWEM
- the truA gene encoding tRNA pseudouridine(38-40) synthase TruA gives rise to the protein MRNVKLTVAYDGTNYHGFQEQRGTGLATVQEVLELCLGRLAGRRVQVTGAGRTDAGVHALGQVVNFDAAGWPIPVERIPLAMNGLLPGDVVVTEAREVGQDFHARFSARAKIYRYTIWNNRIPSPFNRLYSSFWPVPLNDEAMSQACDHLLGRHDFKCFQASGATVKTTVRTLYRAEVIREGTLVHFVFKGDGFLYNMVRIMTGTLLQVGMGKASPDSIRNLLESRQRAQAGPTMPPQGLCLEHVEY